A segment of the Cutaneotrichosporon cavernicola HIS019 DNA, chromosome: 6 genome:
GGCATTGGCTGGACGTGAGATGTCGCTCGGTGTGTTAACAGTTGTGCTGTCAAAGCGGCTGTTGGTGTCTACGGTCTGGGTCCCACTATGGTTTCCGCGTACGGACAGCCTCTCTAGTAGAGGTGACTCACTCCTACTTGCACTTCGCAGCCCACACGTAGGACTCGCTCGTCTAGCGATACCAACGCGTCAACTCACACCACGCTCATTGGGAACGGCATCGGTATTTGGGTGATTATTCCCTCGGTAGCCAGTGGTGAGGCGAAGAGGATGCTTCTCAAGACTCCTCTCGAAACATGGATGAACCGGCAATATCGCGGCCAGATGTGGGCGGACGACAGGAGGGAGGATAGCTGAAGGTAGCTTTAAGTATGCCGTTAGTCGTGCTGCAAAGCAGATCGCGTAGGATATGGTCGCTTGCACGAACGCCTGCCAAAGCTGCCAACACTGTGTGACTTCAAAAACCTTACATCCCTATTGCGAAAATACATCACCTCGCTCCCAGTCtagagcttggccttggacgCAGGGCGGATGAGTGCACGGCCATTCGAGAGGCagaccttgccgccctcgaccttggaCTCGAAAATGATCTCCTCAAACCCGTCCTTGTCGAACTTGCCGGTCTTCCAGGCCGACGTAACCACCTTCGCGCCGGGAATGACAGGCGAAGCAAAGCGGCACTGGTACTCCTTCAAGTTGGTGGCGTCGCTCCCACCGAACGCCTTGAGGAGGCCGTGGGCAGTGGCGTTCCAGCTGTACAGGCCGTGGATAATGGTCTTGTCGCCAAAGCCCATCTTCTTTCCGGgctcggggtcggcgtGGAGCGGGTTGTAGTCACCGTTCAGGCGGTACAGGAGGGCGGTGTTGGCGTCCGTCTGGTCCGAGAAGGTCGTGTCAGGagccttgcccttgggcGGGGGGAAGGCAGCGTTTGACGGGCCCTTGGGACCGCCCCACCCTCCCTGACCGAcgaagaaggacgagctgTCGATGGAAGCGTACACGTCGCCGGTCTCAAcgtcgacaatgtcgcTGCGCGTGTCGACGACCGAGCCgggcttgcccttgtcccACACGCCGGTAACGGTCTGGCGAATCTCAAACTTGCGCCCCTCCGAGGAAGTAGGGAGCTGCTTGAAGACCTTGATGTGGCGCtggccgtcgacgacgcggcgcgagtCGAACTTTGGCACATCGGGGATGGCGACTGCGCGCTGGCTCGCGTAGAAGTCGATCACTTCAGGCGTGTCCCTCTTGAAGGGAAGGATGATGGGGTAGGTGGGGAAGACCTGGAAGTTGGGGTGGAGCTCCTGTCAAGTCAGCGAGGATCTTTGGCAGCTTGGCACGGGGAATTGGGCAACGCTATTGCTTCCCACCACCTGTGCCCTGTCAAGGAAACTGAGGTGTGGCGGTGAGCTGCACGGCATTCCCTCTAGGTGATACGCCGATCAGAGGCCCAGAGGAGCTGCCCTGTGGACAGTCATGGCCAGACCGCTGGCAGCTTTCCCGCTCGTGAACTCACATAGAGGAGGTGCAGCTCGTCCGCGGTCGCGCCGATCGAGTTGGCGAAGAGGAGCGCATCGCGCTTGAGCCAGGTCACGGGGACCGGGGGGTACTGGAAGCCGACACCGGGGTTGGACATGATTGTTTctgagagtgagagaaATGGAGAGATCAACGTTAAAGCAACAAGTGGGCAGGTAATATGGTGTGCTGGTACTTGTGGGAGTTGCCGGCTTACGGACGGGATATAACCGGCTGCGTGCTGCAATGATCATCTTCGGAGGTCAGTCATGACATGCCACGACGCTCAAGCAGGCCCTAAACCGACCAAATACACGTGGCTTGTAGGCCCGTTTTTCTAAACAGGCAAAAGAAAGCCAAAGGTGCCTGTTGAATACCAATGGCGAGCCTATTATCCACGCGACTCTGATGATCTCGTCGTTCTGCTCCCGCCGGGGCCCATTCCATCTCAAAGTTGGCGTCCGTCACGACGAACAACATCAACAACTCCACGAGACAGATGCCGCAGCCATGAGTACATCTACACCTGTCAAACAGGGTACTCCGATCACTCCGGTCAAGCGGGAACCGCCGCTACTCCCGGCTCAGCTCGAGCCCGTGATCCCGACAGCATGGCTCGCGCCCGACgagcagcgccgcctcgtgcTGTGGACGTTTGGGTTGATCGAGGTGCGTCGCCCCGCAGCGGAGCTGACGTCAGGTGATGAAGGTGTGGGACTCAGTCGCGCCGCACTTCACTGAGCTCCCCACCACTCTGAGTACAGTGACGCGCGTTCGCGGCCCGTGGAGCGCCGCGATATGGACTGCTATCGAGGTGACTGCCGTGCTTTCCATCTCGCTGCTTAGGATACCGAACCTCTCCCCAGAACGGAGGAGTTTGATCATCATGGTGCCATTATTCACGCTGTGGAACATCGTGTGCTGGTTCCTCGCAGACGTAAGCTAACTAAACGTATACCGccagctgacgccagcccGCTGCCTTCATCCCCAAGGCCTCCATGTTCGGTGAGCTGACTTTATTGTATCGCgggctgaccccaggcccGATTCACCTCGGCGAAGAAGGATTCTTCTGGGGATGGCTCTCCTTGGGCGGTCACTGGCTCTCGCGCCTGGTCTTCGGCCCGCCCGAAAACATCAGCGGCATGTACAAGAttcgcctcctcccctttTCGACCGCGACCCTCAACCCCCTCTCGCTCACGTACTGCCTGCCACCCGGGTCGCGCGAGCCAACCTACATCCCCGTCGTGTTCAACAATTCCGCTCCGTACCAGGTGTCGTTCATCCTGCACTCTCTCGAGACGCAAgggctcgaggtcgagagcGTGTTTGCCGACAAGATGGTCGTCGCACCCGGATGGCACAGCatccgcctcgagggcgaggaggatgaggacgccgacgctcACAACCTCCAGAAGATGGTCAGGCGAAACAAGatccttgagcttgagcgctACCACTCCGTGCGGCCCAGCGAGGCTCTCAGCGTCATCCCGCCCGACCTCAGCGCGTCCGAGacgctcctcttcctcgttGTCCGTAAACCGGGCGTCATCACGCTCAACCGAGTCGTGGACCGGCGGGGCGACCAGTTCAACCTCGCGCCTCACAgggaggcggtggtgaTCGAGTGTCCGTCTGGCGGCGACTttgtgctcgacgagagcAAGGGCGGCAAGCTAGTGCCGTACAAacccaaggccaagcccGTCGTCCGCTGCATAGGCCAAGAGGAGGTCATCATGTTCAGCGCGCGTGGTGTTGCACCTCTCAAGGCGCTGTGGAAGCAATGGATCAACGGGGTGCTCGTCAACCAGGGGGCCATCGAGGGCATCGAGAGCACCAAGGCCATCTCGGATGGTGAGATAGGTCACTTCCGCCCAGACAAGGCGACCAAGTCGCACGTTGTACCTCTTCGCGTCGAGCACAATAGAGCTGGCAAGCACCGCGTGTCCCTCAcgggcgtcgtcgacgctctGGGCAACACGTACACGCCGGGCAGCAACGCGTCAACCATCGAGTTTGATGTGCTGAACCGCCGCTCTGTGTCGTTTGACTGCCCCCGCCCCATCCAATTACTTGTTGGCGGCACGGCCCGCCTGCCCATCAAGGCCGATGGGCCTGTCGAGCACCCGATGGAGATCAGCTACCGCGTCATCGCGCCCAACGGAGACCAGGAGGTTAAGAGTATCACGGTCGACTCGGGCGACAGTGGCATTGTCGTCGACAAGCCCGGCTCGTTTGCCCTCCTAGACGTGAGTGGCACGTGCCCCGGCACGATACTGGAGCCTGCCAAGTGCTCCGTCCAGCTTGTTCAGCAGCCGACCGTCGACATCAACGTCGTCACCATTCACGAGTGGTGCGTACCTACTATTAGAACGTAGTTGAGCTAACCTCAGTgctgtcgacgtcggcgttAGCGTCACCTTCGAGTTCACGGGCACGCCTCCTTTCACCGTCCACTGGAccgagaagcgcaagggcgagaagcCTACGGAGAGGCGCAACCTCTTCAACAGCCCTGTGGGACAGCTCGACCTCCGACccgacaaggagggcaagtACACCTACACGTTTGATTCGCTCTCGGACAAGCGTTACGACAAGATTGCGCTCAACCGCGCGCCGATCACGCAGGTCGTACACCCACCTGCGAGCGTCGAGATCCTTAGCAGCCGCCGGCTCAAGTACTGGGCCTGCTCgcccgacgaggtcaacaTCGATCTGGCCATCAAGGTGAGCTCAAAGCTCCCTTTGACCTACTGACATCCAGGGCAACGATCCGCTGCAGCTCACGTACCGCGCGTCGTGGGAAGGCAACACGCACAACATTACTACTTCCGTCAAGTCGGGTAACCAGCGCCTGACGGTGCCCGTACCCCAGAAGCTCAACTCGAACTCGGGCAACGTCGGTACGATGACTGTCACACTCGTGTCGATTGAGGACGCCAAGGGGTGCATTAAGCGCCTGCCCTCGCACCAGATCGACGTTGACATCGACCGCCAGCTGCCCACCGTGCAGTTTTCGCGTCCGCAGCAGGTCActgtcaaggagggcgagaaggtcgaCGTGCCACTGCGCCTGAGTGGAAATGGTCCGTGGAAGGTCACATACACCCTCGATGACAAGGAGCAGAAGCCCGTGTCTGTGCGCTCGTCCAACAGCCCACTCACGTTCATGAACAAGGGAACGTACAAGCttgtcaaggtcgaggacgcacACTGCGCAGGTATTGCAGAccccgccttcttctcgatcGCGCACAAGCCGCACCCGGCGGCGTCGTTGACAGGCTCTGGGCTTGCGACGCGCGACGGTACCGTGTTCAAGCACAAGGGCTTCTGTGCAGACGAGAGTgacgcggtcgcggtcgcgttctccggcgcgtcgccgttcGTGCTCAGCTACAAGTACAAGTTTGACGGTTTGCCAGCCAAAGAACGCACACTCAACAGCGCGCAAGACATGGGTGTGCTGCACCTCGACACTGCGCCTGGGCATCACTTGTACGAGTTTGGCACCGTTAGCGACTCAAACTACCAGAAGACACCGGTGCACTTCTCACTTGAGCACGACGTGCACTCAcggccctcggcgacatTCGCCAAGCAGAACTCCAAGTCTTTATGCCGCGATGCAGCGCTGCTCACCGATGCGCGCATCAAGCTCACCGGCAAGGCGCCGTTCGTTTTACATCTCGGTGTCAAGGGTCCGGCTGGCGCCGACGTCCATTCCTACATGGTCCAGGTCCCGGGTTCGGAGTGGAAGGTCGAACTGCCCAAGGTGATTCTGGCCGACGTGGGGCGGTACGAAGTCTCGCTCCTGGAGATGAGCGACGCGAGCGGGTGCGGTTACGcgttcgaggacgccgcggTCCTCTCTACTTCCGTGGATGTGGTAGATACGGCGCACGTTGTGCCCATCTCGCACGACGTTGACGTGTGCGTTGGCGACACGCTCGACTTCCTCTTGCAGGGCACAGCGCCGTGGATTGTCGAGTATGCGTGGGACTTGCAGACGTATGCGGTCAcatcgagcgcgccgcgaTTCAGCCGCTccgccgacgagcccgGTACTTTCTCCATCACGAGCAttgcgctcaaggaccgcGCCGGCAACCCACAGTGCGAGCGTTCCGTCGAGGGACTCGTACGTAAGGTGCACCCGCTGCCAGAGGCACATATCGAGAACGGCATCAACCACCTTCATGAGGGCGACCGGCCCGCCTTGTTCTACGTCAGGCTCACGGGCACACCGCCCTTCACATTCTCCTACACCAGGTCGGAGGTGCACTCTGGTCGGCCGCGGGTCGTCGAGACCCAGACCATCACAGACATCTGGACGGATACGTACTTCATtagctcgagcgcgccagGCGACTACACCGTCACGAGCGTGTCGGACAAGTACTGCCGCTTCCCACGGCTGAGtcggcgcgacgacgtctAGTGATGCCAAGTACGTTGCCAGCCGCAGGCTTGTGCCGGCCACCAGATCGCCAGATGAAGAGATCGAAGCCCATAGACCGCATTACAGTTACATGCATACAGGTAGTTACGCGACGAGTGGCACGAAGCACGAGTCAAGTGCGCGGAGTTGTGCGAACTCGTGTGTCTTGACAGAGGGACACTGCGCCGCGACTTCGGCGTATACGTCGCGcgtgaggccgaggacgtcatCGGCTGTGGCTATCGTCAGCTCTGAAGAACCCAGGTAGCTAACCCTTTTCCTTGCCTGAATACCCGTACTTGCCTACTTGGACCCACACGCGCGCCACAACGTCAAGGATCCGCCCACGCCACCTGTCGACCCTTCCAGCTCCCCGGAGAGTcttgaggagggcgaggagagtCGACAGATTGGCAGCGTACAACCCGAGCCTATTTGGCGTGGGTTCGTGCtgcagcggcgcgaggagggagggtaCAATagactggtgtcagctgtgaTGACGGCCTTTAAGCTACCTTGAGCCACCGTGCGACACCAGCCCCAAGGACGCCGATGAGCGCTTCCGCATTCTGCGCAATGTCAACCAGCACGGTGACGGCAGAGGAGCTCGCATACGTCCACCCAACCACTAGCGCGCGGTCCACGATGTCAGCGTATGCCAGCGccttcctctctccctccaaATGTTCCGCAATAGAAAGGGTGACGGGGAAGACGTGGTATAGCGGCGGGTCGTTATGCAGGCTCAGTGTGTGTGTGAGGCTCTTGAGCAGGAGCGTGTCGagtcctcgccgccgcagctcTTCCGGAtcgaccttgtcgatccaggaggcgaggacgcgtgCACCCCTGTCCCGCCACATGGGCTGCCAGTCGTCCATCATCGTCAGCGTCGGTGGAAGGAGCAGGCTCAGATGCCGCTCTACCTCGGAGGCCGAGAGCTGCGATGCGCACCACGCCAGCGCGTTGTCTACTCCGGGCGTCTTCCATGCGCTGTCGTCGTGCAGGTCGTCCATGGCATTTGGGCCGCCGTGTGGAcgggagcgcgcgcgcgttccGGCCGAGAGATGGGGGTGGGAGAAGGTGGTGCGGAGGGGGTgttggaggaggtggagagcTAGGGACGAGGCGTCAGGCGGGGTGGGGATAACGAGGGGttgagaggagggagaggaggggggcgagaggggagaggggaagTTGAGCAGGATTGCGGGGAGGAAGGCTGCCGACTGGTCTTCACGACTGAGCTTGTCCCATTCTGGCGAGGTTACGGCGGTAGCAAGTTCTCGTAGTgccgcagcggcggtgCGCTGGAATGCCGGACCAgaggctggggtcagttCAGAGGGCGTTTATAGCTCACGGTCATCTGGTGGCACAAGACGGGAGGCGATAGCCTTGAGCTGCGCCGCGAAGGAGCTGTCGGGGGGTGGTGCAGTCGCCGACTCCGTCGATGGCTGCGGCTGAGCCTCACACGGAGAATCTGGGAGCTCTTCGATCGTCACGGGCGGCTGGCGCCTCGTGTGAGAGCCGgtgacctcgtcgatgatggCCATGGCAATGTTGCAATGTCAACAATCTCGgtcacctccacctcaatCTGACCTCACCCCTTTCCCACGGTCACTTCCACCTCCACGCACCAGCTCATGCCACCCGAACACCTAACGTCAACACCATTCCATCTACTCACGTAGCTCAAAACCATGGCAACAGCGCCGCCCCGCCGGCAAAGCGGCGCGTCGCTTatgtcgccgacgccagc
Coding sequences within it:
- a CDS encoding uncharacterized protein (MaoC like domain), whose translation is MSNPGVGFQYPPVPVTWLKRDALLFANSIGATADELHLLYELHPNFQVFPTYPIILPFKRDTPEVIDFYASQRAVAIPDVPKFDSRRVVDGQRHIKVFKQLPTSSEGRKFEIRQTVTGVWDKGKPGSVVDTRSDIVDVETGDVYASIDSSSFFVGQGGWGGPKGPSNAAFPPPKGKAPDTTFSDQTDANTALLYRLNGDYNPLHADPEPGKKMGFGDKTIIHGLYSWNATAHGLLKAFGGSDATNLKEYQCRFASPVIPGAKVVTSAWKTGKFDKDGFEEIIFESKVEGGKVCLSNGRALIRPASKAKL
- the POM152 gene encoding uncharacterized protein (nucleoporin pom152); translated protein: MSTSTPVKQGTPITPVKREPPLLPAQLEPVIPTAWLAPDEQRRLVLWTFGLIEVMKVWDSVAPHFTELPTTLSTVTRVRGPWSAAIWTAIEVTAVLSISLLRIPNLSPERRSLIIMVPLFTLWNIVCWFLADPAAFIPKASMFGPIHLGEEGFFWGWLSLGGHWLSRLVFGPPENISGMYKIRLLPFSTATLNPLSLTYCLPPGSREPTYIPVVFNNSAPYQVSFILHSLETQGLEVESVFADKMVVAPGWHSIRLEGEEDEDADAHNLQKMVRRNKILELERYHSVRPSEALSVIPPDLSASETLLFLVVRKPGVITLNRVVDRRGDQFNLAPHREAVVIECPSGGDFVLDESKGGKLVPYKPKAKPVVRCIGQEEVIMFSARGVAPLKALWKQWINGVLVNQGAIEGIESTKAISDGEIGHFRPDKATKSHVVPLRVEHNRAGKHRVSLTGVVDALGNTYTPGSNASTIEFDVLNRRSVSFDCPRPIQLLVGGTARLPIKADGPVEHPMEISYRVIAPNGDQEVKSITVDSGDSGIVVDKPGSFALLDVSGTCPGTILEPAKCSVQLVQQPTVDINVVTIHECAVDVGVSVTFEFTGTPPFTVHWTEKRKGEKPTERRNLFNSPVGQLDLRPDKEGKYTYTFDSLSDKRYDKIALNRAPITQVVHPPASVEILSSRRLKYWACSPDEVNIDLAIKGNDPLQLTYRASWEGNTHNITTSVKSGNQRLTVPVPQKLNSNSGNVGTMTVTLVSIEDAKGCIKRLPSHQIDVDIDRQLPTVQFSRPQQVTVKEGEKVDVPLRLSGNGPWKVTYTLDDKEQKPVSVRSSNSPLTFMNKGTYKLVKVEDAHCAGIADPAFFSIAHKPHPAASLTGSGLATRDGTVFKHKGFCADESDAVAVAFSGASPFVLSYKYKFDGLPAKERTLNSAQDMGVLHLDTAPGHHLYEFGTVSDSNYQKTPVHFSLEHDVHSRPSATFAKQNSKSLCRDAALLTDARIKLTGKAPFVLHLGVKGPAGADVHSYMVQVPGSEWKVELPKVILADVGRYEVSLLEMSDASGCGYAFEDAAVLSTSVDVVDTAHVVPISHDVDVCVGDTLDFLLQGTAPWIVEYAWDLQTYAVTSSAPRFSRSADEPGTFSITSIALKDRAGNPQCERSVEGLVRKVHPLPEAHIENGINHLHEGDRPALFYVRLTGTPPFTFSYTRSEVHSGRPRVVETQTITDIWTDTYFISSSAPGDYTVTSVSDKYCRFPRLSRRDDV
- a CDS encoding uncharacterized protein (Tti2 family): MAIIDEVTGSHTRRQPPVTIEELPDSPCEAQPQPSTESATAPPPDSSFAAQLKAIASRLVPPDDPSGPAFQRTAAAALRELATAVTSPEWDKLSREDQSAAFLPAILLNFPSPLSPPSSPSSQPLVIPTPPDASSLALHLLQHPLRTTFSHPHLSAGTRARSRPHGGPNAMDDLHDDSAWKTPGVDNALAWCASQLSASEVERHLSLLLPPTLTMMDDWQPMWRDRGARVLASWIDKVDPEELRRRGLDTLLLKSLTHTLSLHNDPPLYHVFPVTLSIAEHLEGERKALAYADIVDRALVVGWTYASSSAVTVLVDIAQNAEALIGVLGAGVARWLKSIVPSLLAPLQHEPTPNRLGLYAANLSTLLALLKTLRGAGRVDRWRGRILDVVARVWVQVGKYGYSGKEKATADDVLGLTRDVYAEVAAQCPSVKTHEFAQLRALDSCFVPLVA